One window of the Streptomyces asoensis genome contains the following:
- the gatC gene encoding Asp-tRNA(Asn)/Glu-tRNA(Gln) amidotransferase subunit GatC: MPGITREEVAHLARLARLELKPEELEHFAGQLDDIIGAVARVSEVADQDVPPTSHPLPLTNVMRADEVRPSLTPEQALSGAPAQEQQRFKVPQILGED; encoded by the coding sequence ATGCCTGGCATCACGCGCGAGGAGGTCGCCCACCTCGCCCGGCTGGCGCGTCTGGAGCTGAAGCCCGAAGAGCTCGAACACTTCGCGGGACAGCTGGACGACATCATCGGCGCGGTCGCCCGCGTCAGCGAGGTCGCCGACCAAGACGTACCGCCGACCTCGCACCCGCTCCCGCTGACGAACGTCATGCGGGCGGACGAGGTCCGTCCGTCGCTCACCCCCGAGCAGGCGCTCTCCGGCGCCCCGGCCCAGGAGCAGCAGCGTTTCAAGGTGCCGCAGATCCTGGGGGAGGACTAA
- the gatA gene encoding Asp-tRNA(Asn)/Glu-tRNA(Gln) amidotransferase subunit GatA codes for MTDNVNIIKLTAAETAAKIASGELTAVQVAEAHLARIEAVDEKVHAFLHVARAGALAQARAVDEKRERGEKLGPLAGVPLALKDIFTTEGIPTTVGSKILEGWIPPYDATLTKRLKAADVVILGKTNMDEFAMGSSTENSAYGPTGNPWDLTKIPGGSGGGSSAALASFQAPLAIGTDTGGSIRQPAAVTGTVGVKPTYGAVSRYGMVAFSSSLDQGGPCARTVLDAALLHEVIAGHDPLDSTSIDAPVPPVVEAARNGSVEGMRVGVVKQFRGEGYQAGVIQRFDESVALLKELGAEIVELDCPSFDLALSAYYLIAPSECSSNLARFDGLRYGLRTGDDGSHSAEEVTSLTREAGFGPEVKRRIMLGTYALSSGYYDAYYGSAQKVRTLITRDFEKAFEQVDVIVSPTTPTTAFAIGERADDPMAMYLADLCTIPTNLAGNSAMSLPCGLAPEDNLPVGLQIIAPALKDDRLYKVGAAVEAAFVERWGHPLLEEAPSL; via the coding sequence ATGACGGACAACGTCAACATCATCAAGCTCACGGCCGCCGAGACCGCCGCGAAGATCGCCTCCGGCGAGCTCACGGCCGTCCAGGTCGCCGAGGCACACCTGGCGCGCATCGAGGCCGTCGACGAGAAGGTCCACGCCTTCCTGCACGTCGCCCGTGCGGGCGCGCTGGCCCAGGCCCGCGCCGTCGACGAGAAGCGGGAGCGGGGCGAGAAGCTCGGCCCGCTGGCCGGCGTCCCGCTCGCGCTCAAGGACATCTTCACCACCGAGGGCATCCCGACGACCGTCGGTTCGAAGATCCTCGAGGGCTGGATCCCGCCGTACGACGCGACGCTCACCAAGCGGCTGAAGGCCGCCGACGTCGTCATCCTCGGCAAGACCAACATGGACGAGTTCGCCATGGGGTCGAGCACCGAGAACAGCGCCTACGGGCCGACCGGCAACCCCTGGGACCTCACCAAGATCCCCGGCGGCTCCGGCGGCGGTTCCTCCGCCGCGCTCGCGTCCTTCCAGGCGCCCCTGGCCATCGGCACCGACACCGGTGGTTCCATCCGCCAGCCGGCCGCCGTCACCGGCACGGTCGGCGTGAAGCCCACGTACGGCGCGGTCTCGCGGTACGGCATGGTCGCCTTCTCGTCCTCCCTCGACCAGGGCGGCCCCTGCGCCCGTACGGTCCTGGACGCGGCGCTGCTGCACGAGGTCATCGCCGGGCACGACCCGCTGGACTCCACGTCCATCGACGCGCCCGTCCCGCCGGTCGTCGAGGCCGCCCGCAACGGCAGCGTCGAAGGCATGCGCGTCGGTGTCGTGAAGCAGTTCCGCGGCGAGGGCTACCAGGCCGGCGTCATCCAGCGGTTCGACGAGTCCGTCGCGCTGCTGAAGGAGCTGGGCGCAGAGATCGTCGAGCTGGACTGCCCGTCCTTCGACCTCGCCCTGTCGGCGTACTACCTGATCGCGCCGTCCGAGTGCTCGTCCAACCTCGCCCGCTTCGACGGCCTGCGCTACGGCCTGCGGACCGGCGACGACGGCAGCCACTCGGCGGAGGAGGTCACCTCCCTCACCCGTGAGGCGGGCTTCGGCCCCGAGGTCAAGCGCCGCATCATGCTCGGCACGTACGCCCTGAGCTCCGGCTACTACGACGCGTACTACGGCTCGGCCCAGAAGGTCCGCACGCTCATCACGCGGGACTTCGAGAAGGCCTTCGAGCAGGTCGACGTGATCGTGTCGCCCACGACGCCGACCACCGCCTTCGCGATCGGCGAGCGCGCCGACGACCCGATGGCGATGTACCTGGCCGACCTGTGCACCATCCCGACGAACCTCGCGGGCAACTCGGCCATGTCGCTGCCCTGCGGTCTCGCCCCGGAGGACAACCTCCCGGTCGGTCTCCAGATCATCGCCCCGGCGCTGAAGGACGACCGGCTGTACAAGGTCGGCGCCGCCGTCGAGGCCGCCTTCGTGGAAAGGTGGGGTCACCCGCTTCTCGAGGAGGCTCCGTCGCTGTGA
- the gatB gene encoding Asp-tRNA(Asn)/Glu-tRNA(Gln) amidotransferase subunit GatB, producing MTTTTDLVSYEDALASYDPVMGLEVHVELGTKTKMFCGCSTELGAEPNSQTCPTCLGMPGALPVVNAIGIESAIKIGLALNCEIAEWCRFARKNYFYPDMPKNFQTSQYDEPIAFDGYLDVQLEDGETFRVQIERAHMEEDTGKSLHVGGATGRIHGASHSLLDYNRAGIPLIEIVTKPIEGAGERAPEVAKAYVAELRELIKALGVSEARMEQGQMRCDVNLSLRPHGREKFGTRSETKNVNSLRSVERAARFEIQRHAAVLNSGGTIIQETRHFHEDTGSTTSGRVKEEAEDYRYFPEPDLVPVAPSREWVEEIRAGLPELPLARRNRLVAEWGISAFDMQSILNAGALDLIVASIDAGADAASARKWWMGELARSANESGVSLDELAITPEQVARVTELVSKGDLNDKLARQVIEGVLAGEGTPDEVVDKRGLKVVSDEGALTTAVEEAIAGNPGVADKIRGGKVAAAGALVGAVMKATRGQADAARVKELILEKLGVSEG from the coding sequence GTGACCACCACGACCGACCTGGTGTCGTACGAGGACGCGCTGGCGTCGTACGACCCCGTCATGGGCCTCGAGGTCCATGTCGAACTCGGCACCAAGACGAAGATGTTCTGCGGGTGCTCGACCGAGCTGGGCGCCGAGCCCAACTCGCAGACGTGCCCCACCTGCCTCGGCATGCCCGGCGCGCTTCCGGTCGTCAACGCGATCGGCATCGAGTCCGCGATCAAGATCGGTCTCGCGCTGAACTGCGAGATCGCCGAGTGGTGCCGCTTCGCGCGGAAGAACTACTTCTATCCGGACATGCCGAAGAACTTCCAGACCTCCCAGTACGACGAGCCGATCGCCTTCGACGGCTACCTCGACGTACAGCTGGAGGACGGCGAGACCTTCCGGGTGCAGATCGAGCGCGCCCACATGGAGGAGGACACCGGCAAGTCGCTGCACGTCGGCGGTGCCACCGGCCGGATCCACGGCGCGTCCCACTCCCTGCTGGACTACAACCGCGCCGGCATCCCGCTCATCGAGATCGTCACCAAGCCGATCGAGGGAGCGGGCGAGCGCGCTCCCGAGGTCGCCAAGGCGTACGTCGCCGAGCTGCGCGAGCTCATCAAGGCGCTCGGCGTCTCGGAAGCCCGCATGGAGCAGGGGCAGATGCGCTGCGACGTGAACCTGTCGCTGCGCCCGCACGGCCGCGAGAAGTTCGGCACGCGGAGCGAGACCAAGAACGTCAACTCGCTGCGCTCCGTGGAGCGTGCCGCCCGCTTCGAGATCCAGCGCCACGCCGCGGTGCTGAACTCCGGCGGCACGATCATCCAGGAGACCCGCCACTTCCACGAGGACACCGGGTCCACGACCTCGGGCCGAGTGAAGGAAGAGGCCGAGGACTACCGGTACTTCCCCGAGCCGGACCTCGTGCCGGTGGCCCCCTCGCGTGAGTGGGTCGAGGAGATCCGGGCCGGTCTGCCGGAGCTGCCGCTGGCCCGCCGCAACCGCCTCGTGGCGGAGTGGGGCATCTCGGCCTTTGACATGCAGTCGATCCTCAACGCCGGCGCGCTGGACCTGATCGTCGCCTCCATCGACGCCGGCGCCGACGCAGCCTCCGCCCGCAAGTGGTGGATGGGCGAACTGGCGCGCAGCGCCAACGAGTCGGGCGTCTCGCTCGACGAGCTGGCGATCACGCCGGAGCAGGTCGCCCGGGTCACCGAGCTGGTGAGCAAGGGCGATCTGAACGACAAGCTGGCCCGTCAGGTCATCGAAGGCGTTCTCGCGGGCGAAGGCACCCCGGACGAGGTCGTCGACAAGCGTGGTCTGAAGGTCGTCTCCGACGAGGGCGCGCTCACCACCGCCGTCGAGGAGGCCATCGCCGGCAACCCGGGTGTCGCCGACAAGATCCGCGGCGGCAAGGTGGCCGCGGCCGGCGCCCTGGTCGGCGCGGTGATGAAGGCCACGCGCGGGCAGGCCGACGCGGCCCGCGTCAAGGAGCTGATCCTGGAGAAGCTGGGCGTCAGCGAGGGCTGA
- a CDS encoding MMPL family transporter: MAALARWCVRNRLMAVLIWLLALGGTATAALAVGSAYSNDYEVPGTESDRATRLLTEGFPDLGGDSDTVVWHTASGSVRAADVEQTMNRALEKIADLPGVASVAGPYDDQGKARISKDGHTAYATVTFEDRAEDIDEAEARAVVEAAVAAETDGLQVELGGSAIGLTESSGGHLAEVAGVVVAAVVLFLAFGSLAASALPIATALVGVGTAYAGIVLLGHAMTVADFAPMLGLLIGLGVGIDYALFIVTRHRRGLKRGLTVPEAAASAVATTGRAVVFAGATVCIALLGMLILRLSFLNGVAIAASLTVVLTVAASVTLLPALLSFIGMRALSRRERRRLAEHGPQPELPTGLAARWSAFVERRPKLLGAFALVVIAVLALPTFSLRLGTSDQGNAPESATTRQAYDLLAEGFGAGVNGPLTLVTRVEGAEDRLALDNLDTALRGTEGVASVTPVTFDSGGRTAYLTVVPESAPQSQRTSELVARLRTEVLPRAEAGTSLDVHVGGVTAGYDDFADVIVGKLPLFVGVVIGLGCLLLLLAFRSVGIPLKAAVMNVAAVAAAFGIVVAVFQWGWGSELLGLGRAGPIEPFLPVIMVSVLFGLSMDYQVFLVSRMYEEWLETGDNRRAVRVGLAETSRVINSAAVIMISVFLAFVLSGDRVIAMFGIALAAAVALDAFVLRTLLVPALMHLLGSANWWLPRRLDRHLPRISIEPPECRAAHERLTEVVEALEKERRPDVRDIAG, encoded by the coding sequence GTGGCAGCCCTCGCACGCTGGTGTGTTCGCAACCGCCTCATGGCGGTGCTGATCTGGCTCCTCGCTCTCGGCGGCACCGCGACCGCCGCGCTCGCCGTCGGCTCCGCGTACTCCAACGACTACGAGGTCCCCGGCACCGAGTCCGACCGCGCCACCCGGCTGCTCACGGAGGGCTTCCCGGACCTCGGCGGCGACAGCGACACCGTCGTCTGGCACACCGCCTCGGGCTCCGTCCGCGCCGCCGACGTCGAACAGACCATGAACCGCGCGCTGGAGAAGATCGCCGACCTGCCCGGCGTGGCCTCCGTCGCCGGCCCCTACGACGACCAGGGCAAGGCGCGGATCAGCAAGGACGGGCACACGGCGTACGCCACCGTCACCTTCGAGGACCGCGCCGAGGACATCGACGAGGCCGAGGCGCGGGCCGTCGTCGAAGCCGCCGTAGCCGCCGAGACCGACGGACTCCAGGTGGAGCTGGGCGGCAGCGCGATCGGCCTCACCGAGTCCTCCGGCGGGCATCTCGCCGAGGTCGCCGGCGTGGTCGTCGCCGCGGTCGTGCTGTTCCTCGCCTTCGGCTCGCTCGCCGCCTCCGCCCTGCCCATCGCCACCGCCCTGGTCGGCGTCGGCACCGCGTACGCGGGCATCGTGCTGCTCGGACACGCCATGACCGTCGCCGACTTCGCGCCCATGCTCGGCCTGCTCATCGGGCTCGGCGTCGGCATCGACTACGCGCTGTTCATCGTGACCAGACACCGGCGCGGCCTGAAGCGGGGGCTCACGGTCCCCGAGGCCGCCGCGAGCGCCGTCGCCACCACCGGACGCGCGGTCGTCTTCGCGGGCGCCACGGTGTGCATAGCCCTGCTCGGCATGCTGATCCTGCGGCTGAGCTTCCTCAACGGCGTGGCGATCGCCGCCTCCCTGACCGTGGTCCTGACGGTCGCCGCCTCCGTGACGCTGCTGCCCGCCCTGCTGTCCTTCATCGGCATGCGCGCCCTCAGCCGCCGCGAACGCCGCCGGCTCGCCGAACACGGACCCCAGCCGGAGCTGCCGACCGGGCTCGCCGCCCGCTGGTCGGCGTTCGTGGAGCGCCGTCCCAAGCTGCTCGGCGCGTTCGCCCTCGTCGTCATCGCCGTCCTCGCCCTGCCCACCTTCTCCCTCCGCCTGGGCACCTCCGACCAGGGCAACGCCCCCGAATCGGCCACCACCCGGCAGGCCTACGACCTCCTCGCCGAGGGTTTCGGCGCCGGTGTGAACGGTCCGCTGACCCTGGTGACCCGCGTCGAGGGCGCCGAGGACCGGCTCGCTCTCGACAACCTCGACACCGCCCTGCGCGGCACCGAGGGCGTGGCCTCGGTGACACCGGTGACCTTCGACTCCGGCGGCCGCACCGCGTACCTCACCGTCGTCCCCGAGTCCGCCCCGCAGTCGCAGCGCACCAGCGAGCTCGTCGCCCGGCTGCGCACCGAGGTGCTGCCCCGCGCCGAGGCCGGCACCTCCCTCGACGTGCACGTCGGCGGGGTGACGGCCGGCTACGACGACTTCGCGGACGTCATCGTCGGCAAGCTCCCGCTGTTCGTCGGCGTCGTCATCGGCCTGGGCTGTCTGCTGCTCCTGCTCGCGTTCAGGTCCGTCGGGATACCGCTCAAGGCCGCCGTGATGAACGTGGCCGCCGTCGCCGCCGCCTTCGGGATCGTCGTGGCCGTGTTCCAGTGGGGCTGGGGCAGCGAGCTGCTGGGGCTCGGCCGCGCGGGGCCCATCGAGCCCTTCCTCCCCGTGATCATGGTGTCCGTGCTGTTCGGCCTCTCCATGGACTACCAGGTCTTCCTGGTCAGCCGGATGTACGAGGAGTGGCTGGAGACCGGCGACAACCGACGCGCCGTCCGGGTCGGCCTCGCGGAGACCAGCCGGGTGATCAACTCCGCCGCGGTCATCATGATCTCGGTCTTCCTCGCCTTCGTGCTCAGCGGCGACCGGGTGATCGCCATGTTCGGCATCGCCCTCGCCGCCGCCGTCGCCCTGGACGCCTTCGTTCTGCGGACGCTGCTGGTGCCCGCCCTCATGCACCTGCTCGGCAGCGCCAACTGGTGGCTGCCCCGCCGGCTCGACCGGCACCTGCCGCGGATCAGCATCGAGCCGCCCGAGTGCCGTGCCGCCCATGAGAGGCTCACCGAGGTAGTGGAGGCACTGGAGAAGGAGCGGCGGCCGGATGTACGCGATATCGCTGGGTGA
- a CDS encoding GNAT family N-acetyltransferase: MYAISLGDDGAELRPLEPWHAEEFLAHLERGREFINQYVPFGSKATDVATAREALQRYADMRAADTGSLHGLWLDGTLVGGVLFLNFDAEDANCEVGCWLEPAGTGRGLVTRAMRVLIDFAVEQRGIQRVEWVASAGNTPSLDVARRLGMTRDGVRRQSYPYRGVRHDLEVWSVLAQEWRDARARAAHNDH; the protein is encoded by the coding sequence ATGTACGCGATATCGCTGGGTGACGACGGGGCCGAACTGCGCCCGCTGGAGCCCTGGCATGCCGAGGAGTTCCTGGCGCATCTGGAGCGCGGCCGGGAGTTCATCAACCAGTACGTCCCGTTCGGCTCGAAGGCCACCGACGTGGCCACCGCGCGGGAGGCGCTCCAGAGGTACGCCGACATGCGTGCCGCCGACACCGGCTCGCTGCACGGCCTGTGGCTGGACGGCACGCTCGTGGGCGGTGTGCTCTTCCTGAACTTCGACGCCGAGGACGCGAACTGCGAGGTCGGCTGCTGGCTGGAACCCGCCGGTACCGGGCGCGGTCTGGTCACCCGGGCCATGCGGGTGCTGATCGACTTCGCGGTGGAGCAGCGCGGGATCCAGCGGGTCGAATGGGTCGCCTCCGCGGGCAACACCCCCAGCCTGGACGTCGCCCGCCGGCTGGGAATGACCCGCGACGGCGTCCGCCGGCAGTCGTACCCCTATCGTGGGGTGCGGCACGACCTCGAGGTGTGGTCCGTGCTAGCCCAGGAGTGGCGCGACGCACGCGCGCGTGCCGCTCACAACGATCATTAA
- a CDS encoding helix-turn-helix transcriptional regulator translates to MLAPVETRSVSPVFVGRADELHTLNDALSRAAAGEPQALLIGGEAGVGKTRLVEEFTAAAHRGGAVVALGGCVEIGADGLPFAPFSTALRALRRALPDELATAAAGQEEELARLLPELRETAPGRRHDEEGMARLFELTARLLERVAAERTVVVALEDLHWADASTRHLLSYLLRTLRTGRLVVLATYRADDIHRRHPLRPLLAELDRLRTVQRLELARFTRDEVCRQVAGILAAEPDSVQVDDIFERSDGNAFFVEELAVAAHEGCCTGLTDTLRDLLLVRVEALPESAQKVARIIAEGGSTVEYRLLDAVARLAEDDLIEALRAAVGANILLTTSDGDGYRFRHSLVREAVSDDLLPGERARLNRRYAEALQADPTLVPADERVMRLASYWYHAHDPAKALPAVLDASVEARSRRAYSEQLRLLERAMELWETVPEDIRAALRPVDYTEAYPPCGCDPATTPLRYLDLMAEAAVAGRYCGERERALKITKRALRLLEDEDDPLRSAWFWVQRSRLTHSLGRGGGREELARAEDLLRGLPPNEVHAELLTHIACWSLVHVPGPEAYGAAERAVEYARLVGARETELDARQVLGVLMVDAGHIEAGLAELHEVREQALAEDTPSVALNAYVNLPSELEGIGRSREAVPILEEGLAFAKRHGPPDAEAWVWGNLAESLLSLGRWDEADRACAAAGRVGQGVAVRGFHATLLAELALARGDLAEADRQLVAAQGFFGSHEHAPQNHLPLARLAIGLAAAQGRPLDARAHLARAHDRDFRPGTQRYAWPLLLAAASAEGDARATPAADPGRADLLDRIRAAARRLATIAPVWQAHERWVRAELLRAEGRTDPEDWAEVVAAFECLERPYDLARTRHRLAEALLSVGGDDERDRAAELLRLVHAVAAHLGARPLTEAVTLLGRRARLSLTPAAGPPDTPADPTDPLATLGLTSRERDVLRLVSAGRTNRQIAEVLFISPKTASVHVSNILSKLDVSGRGEAAAVAHRLGLFPPGVEERLIAR, encoded by the coding sequence ATGCTCGCCCCCGTGGAGACCAGGTCCGTCAGCCCCGTCTTCGTCGGTCGCGCCGACGAGTTGCACACCCTGAACGACGCGCTCTCCCGCGCCGCCGCGGGAGAGCCACAGGCGCTGCTCATCGGCGGCGAGGCCGGGGTCGGCAAGACCAGACTCGTCGAGGAGTTCACCGCTGCCGCCCACCGCGGGGGCGCCGTCGTCGCGCTCGGCGGCTGTGTCGAGATCGGCGCCGACGGACTGCCGTTCGCCCCGTTCTCCACCGCACTGCGCGCACTGCGCCGGGCCCTGCCGGACGAACTGGCCACCGCCGCGGCCGGCCAGGAGGAGGAACTCGCCCGGCTGCTGCCCGAACTGCGCGAGACGGCGCCCGGACGACGCCACGACGAGGAGGGCATGGCCCGCCTCTTCGAACTCACCGCCCGACTCCTGGAACGCGTCGCCGCCGAGCGCACGGTCGTGGTCGCCCTGGAGGACCTGCACTGGGCCGACGCCTCCACCCGCCATCTGCTGTCCTATCTGCTGCGCACCCTGCGCACCGGCCGCCTCGTCGTCCTCGCCACCTACCGCGCCGACGACATCCACCGCCGCCATCCGCTGCGCCCCCTGCTCGCCGAACTCGACCGGCTGCGTACCGTCCAGCGCCTCGAACTCGCCCGCTTCACCCGTGACGAGGTCTGCCGTCAGGTCGCCGGCATCCTCGCCGCCGAACCCGACTCCGTCCAGGTCGACGACATCTTCGAACGCTCCGACGGCAACGCCTTCTTCGTCGAGGAACTCGCCGTGGCGGCACACGAAGGCTGCTGCACCGGCCTCACCGACACCCTGCGCGACCTGCTGCTCGTCCGCGTAGAGGCGCTGCCCGAGAGCGCCCAGAAAGTCGCCCGGATCATCGCCGAGGGCGGCTCCACCGTCGAGTACCGGCTGCTCGACGCCGTCGCCCGGCTCGCCGAGGACGACCTCATCGAGGCACTGCGCGCCGCCGTCGGCGCCAACATCCTGCTCACCACCTCAGACGGGGACGGCTACCGGTTCCGTCACTCCCTGGTCCGCGAGGCCGTGAGCGACGATCTGCTCCCCGGCGAACGCGCCCGCCTCAACCGCCGCTACGCCGAGGCCCTCCAGGCCGACCCGACCCTCGTCCCCGCCGACGAACGCGTCATGCGGCTGGCCAGCTACTGGTACCACGCCCACGACCCGGCGAAGGCGCTCCCCGCCGTCCTGGACGCCTCCGTCGAGGCCCGCTCCCGACGCGCCTACAGCGAGCAACTGCGGCTTCTGGAACGGGCGATGGAGCTGTGGGAGACGGTCCCCGAGGACATCCGGGCCGCCCTGCGCCCCGTCGACTACACGGAGGCCTATCCTCCCTGCGGCTGCGATCCGGCCACCACACCGCTGCGCTACCTCGACCTGATGGCCGAGGCCGCCGTCGCCGGCCGCTACTGCGGGGAACGCGAACGCGCCCTGAAGATCACCAAGCGGGCGCTGCGCCTGCTGGAGGACGAGGACGACCCCCTGCGCTCCGCCTGGTTCTGGGTGCAGCGCTCCCGGCTGACGCACTCCCTGGGCCGCGGTGGCGGTCGCGAGGAACTGGCCAGGGCCGAGGACCTGTTGCGCGGTCTGCCGCCCAACGAGGTGCACGCCGAACTGCTCACCCACATCGCCTGCTGGTCCTTGGTGCACGTCCCGGGACCCGAGGCCTATGGAGCCGCCGAGCGGGCCGTGGAGTACGCCCGCCTGGTCGGCGCCCGCGAGACCGAGCTCGACGCCCGCCAGGTCCTCGGCGTCCTCATGGTCGACGCCGGCCACATCGAGGCCGGCCTCGCGGAGCTGCACGAGGTCAGGGAACAGGCGCTCGCCGAGGACACTCCCTCCGTCGCGCTGAACGCGTACGTCAACCTCCCCTCCGAACTGGAGGGGATCGGCCGCTCCCGGGAGGCCGTGCCGATCCTTGAGGAGGGCCTCGCCTTCGCCAAGCGGCACGGACCGCCCGACGCCGAGGCATGGGTGTGGGGCAACCTCGCCGAATCCCTCCTCTCCCTGGGCCGCTGGGACGAGGCCGACCGGGCCTGCGCCGCCGCCGGAAGGGTGGGCCAGGGCGTGGCGGTCCGAGGCTTCCACGCCACCCTCCTCGCCGAACTCGCCCTCGCCCGCGGCGACCTCGCCGAGGCCGACCGTCAACTGGTCGCGGCACAGGGCTTTTTCGGCTCCCACGAACACGCCCCGCAGAACCACCTCCCCCTCGCCCGCCTAGCCATCGGACTCGCCGCGGCCCAGGGCCGCCCCCTGGACGCCCGCGCCCACCTCGCCCGCGCCCACGACCGCGACTTCCGGCCCGGCACCCAGCGCTACGCCTGGCCCCTGCTGCTCGCCGCGGCCTCCGCCGAGGGCGACGCCCGCGCGACCCCCGCCGCCGACCCCGGCCGCGCCGACCTCCTCGACCGCATCCGGGCGGCCGCCAGGAGGCTCGCCACGATCGCGCCCGTCTGGCAGGCCCACGAACGCTGGGTCCGCGCAGAGCTCCTGCGCGCCGAGGGCCGGACCGACCCGGAGGACTGGGCCGAGGTGGTCGCCGCCTTCGAGTGTCTGGAACGGCCCTACGACCTCGCCCGCACCCGGCACCGCCTGGCCGAGGCCCTTCTCTCCGTCGGCGGTGACGACGAACGCGACCGGGCCGCCGAGCTGCTGCGCCTCGTCCACGCGGTCGCCGCGCACCTCGGCGCACGTCCCCTCACCGAGGCCGTCACCCTGCTCGGCCGGCGCGCCCGACTGTCCCTGACCCCCGCCGCGGGCCCGCCGGACACCCCGGCCGACCCCACCGACCCGCTGGCGACGCTGGGCCTGACCAGCCGGGAACGCGACGTCCTGCGTCTGGTCTCGGCCGGCCGCACCAACCGCCAGATCGCGGAGGTGCTCTTCATCTCCCCGAAGACGGCGAGCGTCCATGTCTCGAACATCCTGTCCAAGCTCGACGTCTCGGGCCGCGGCGAGGCGGCGGCGGTGGCCCACCGGCTGGGGTTGTTCCCGCCAGGGGTCGAAGAACGGCTGATCGCGCGATAA
- a CDS encoding DUF6191 domain-containing protein — MFNAFEDLFAPGRKHTRDEQNRLELTREDVGDGDPGRGPIDLASGKVVVRPSEPAAEDE, encoded by the coding sequence ATGTTCAACGCATTCGAGGACCTCTTCGCCCCGGGCCGCAAGCACACCCGGGACGAGCAGAACCGGCTGGAACTGACCAGGGAGGACGTCGGCGACGGCGACCCCGGGCGCGGGCCGATAGACCTCGCGTCCGGAAAGGTCGTGGTGCGGCCCTCCGAGCCGGCGGCGGAGGACGAGTGA
- a CDS encoding PQQ-dependent sugar dehydrogenase has product MIVQRRAVSAVLAASALLVTAGCSSDAGGSSGASASASPSRTAAQAAPSAEETPPAKGTVKVVRTVAEGLNTPWGLAPLPEGGLLVASRDEGTITRVDAETGKKTELGEVPGVSAAGEGGLLGLALSPDYASDHMVYAYFTSASDNRIVRMIYDPARPSGDQLGAPDTVFKGIPKGMIHNGGRIAFGPDRLLYVGTGESGDRGLAQDKKSLGGKILRLTPEGEPAAGNPFPDSPVYSYGHRNVQGLAWDSKQRLFAAEFGQDTWDELNAIVPGADYGWPTAEGRSEDTKFRNPIAQWHTDDASPSGIAYAAGSIWMAGLKGQRLWRVPLKGTAASADPQPFLQGEYGRLRTVVSAGGDKLWVTTSNTDGRGDPKKGDDRILELEVS; this is encoded by the coding sequence ATGATCGTGCAACGTCGAGCTGTTTCAGCCGTGTTGGCCGCGAGTGCTCTGCTGGTGACGGCAGGCTGCTCGTCCGACGCCGGGGGGTCCTCGGGCGCCTCGGCCAGCGCGTCCCCGAGTCGTACGGCGGCCCAGGCCGCCCCGTCCGCCGAGGAGACCCCGCCCGCGAAGGGCACGGTCAAGGTGGTGCGCACGGTCGCAGAGGGCCTGAACACGCCCTGGGGCCTCGCTCCCCTCCCCGAGGGCGGCCTCCTGGTCGCCTCCCGCGACGAGGGCACGATCACCCGGGTGGACGCGGAGACGGGCAAGAAGACCGAGCTGGGCGAGGTGCCGGGGGTCTCGGCGGCCGGCGAGGGCGGCCTGTTGGGCCTCGCCCTCTCCCCCGACTACGCGTCGGACCACATGGTCTACGCGTACTTCACCTCGGCCTCGGACAACCGTATCGTCCGGATGATCTACGACCCCGCGCGGCCGTCCGGCGACCAGCTGGGGGCGCCCGACACGGTCTTCAAGGGCATCCCCAAGGGCATGATCCACAACGGTGGCCGGATCGCCTTCGGTCCCGACCGGCTGCTCTACGTCGGCACCGGCGAGAGCGGCGACCGGGGCCTGGCCCAGGACAAGAAGTCCCTCGGCGGCAAGATCCTCCGGCTGACCCCGGAGGGCGAACCGGCCGCCGGCAACCCGTTCCCGGACTCCCCGGTGTACTCGTACGGACACCGCAATGTGCAGGGGCTGGCCTGGGATTCCAAGCAGCGCCTGTTCGCCGCGGAGTTCGGCCAGGACACCTGGGACGAACTGAACGCGATCGTGCCGGGCGCCGACTACGGCTGGCCGACGGCCGAGGGCAGGTCCGAGGACACGAAGTTCCGGAACCCGATAGCCCAGTGGCACACCGACGACGCCTCGCCCAGCGGCATCGCCTACGCCGCGGGCTCGATCTGGATGGCGGGGCTGAAGGGGCAGCGCCTGTGGCGCGTCCCGCTGAAGGGCACGGCGGCCTCGGCGGACCCGCAGCCCTTCCTCCAGGGCGAGTACGGCCGGCTGCGCACGGTGGTGTCGGCGGGCGGCGACAAGCTGTGGGTCACGACCAGCAACACGGACGGCCGGGGCGACCCGAAGAAGGGGGACGACCGGATCCTCGAGCTGGAGGTGAGCTGA